GGCGTCGATTGGGAGGGGCAGGAGGCGGAGGCGCGCCATCTCGTGCTGCTCGTCTCCAGACGCAGATGGCCCTCGCCCCGCCGCGCCACCGACCTCCGCAGCGCCTTCCGACGGGTCGATACAGCTCTATTCCCAGATCGAGAGGTAGGCAGTGGATCATTCTGTGGTTTTATCTGTTCTTCTCGAACCTTGGCGCCGGTCTTATCTCACTGCGGAGGGGACGGCGCGTAGGGTAATCACGGAGGCGGCAAAGCAGTCCCGGGAAGGCTGGGGTTCGACTGGAGATTGGACCGAAGTCGAGGTGCGTTTCGGTGGCTCTAGCCTTCACTACAGTTGCGTTCTGTGTTTATAACTTTATCCGGATTGTATTGATTATTAGTGCTGATTGTTATGCTAGGGATCATGGGTGTTGAGACCGAAGTCCTTGGAGCCATCATTTGTTGTCCACTTTGTTGGAGGAATTTTTGTCGGAGCCGCTCCCCAGATCACATACCGCTTCTTCCTCGAGTGTCTCGCGAACAGGTATGTTTAAAAGCAGTGTCAAACCACCCAAGTTTGTTTCCTATGAGCTATTTTATTATTTTGGATGATTAAGCTTTGTGATCTTCTTGTCATCGAGGAAGAGTAATATCTGAACTTTATGAAAAGTACAGAGAGTTAGCTCAACTTTCGCACCTGGGTTGTACAGTTGTACTTCCATGTGTTTTGAGCTTGTTTTCTCAAACAAAGCATTGCCAAACGAATGTCCTGAAACGATGGAGCATACTGCTAAACTAATATTCTCACTTGTTCATGTGAGCTTTAAGGAGTACTCCTATGTTTGTTCATCTATGAATAAAAAATACAGATAACTCTGTCATTACCTGACTACTGATCTAATCCAATTCCTTCCATTATGACTTATACAGTTGCTTCCCTATTTCCACTGCAAAAATGCTCATTTATCTTTTCGTTTTCTAGGGGAGCTTTGGTGATTGCTACACCTTATGCGAGCGGCTTTGACCATTTCTTCATTGCAGATGAAGTTCAATTTAAGTTTGACAGGTGTTTGAGAAACTTGGATGAGCCTGTAAGTAAAACTATCTGCTTAATAAATCAGGATTCTGTCCATTGTACTAAGTATATGAAATTTTAAACAGGTAAATGATCTCCCAACGTTTGGTGTTGGACATTCATTGGGATCTGTTATCCACATGTTGATTGGTAAGACACATCTATTTCCAATTCCTGTTTATGAAATATTCTCCTTTTGTCCTTTTCTTTTTGCTACAATTATATAATTTGTCTTCCTAATGGTTTGTACTCCAGGATCAAGATATGCTGTGCAGCGAAGTGGAAATGTACTGATGTCCTTTAACAACAAGGTATGTTTTTGCATATCTTGCCATTCATCCTACTCCTACCTATTggaatataagtgaattgtccacttctcccccatcatgttaagcttttgggttgatcTGGTCAGTATATGCAATGCAACTCAATATGGTATCAAGGTCAGATGTCTCTAGCTTGAATCCTGATTAGCgcaattaaataaaaataattgtTGCTCGAACCTATTCCACGTTGAGGTCTGAGGGGGTCTCCACGTGAGGGAGATTGTTAGAATATAAGTAAATTCTCGGTTTCCCCATCAACTTAAGCTTTAGGGTTGAACTGGTCAGTGCATGCAACTCAACTTAAGCTTTAGGGTTGAACTCGGTTTCCCCATCCAGGTGTGGCTATGGTTACTATTTCTTTAGCTACATGCCTGCATGTATCATTACAAATTTGACTCAGTTTTAGTCCTCTGTCCAAATGTACATAAACTTGGAGTTGGTCCGTGAAACATATATTTGAGCATAGGATATCTAGTACTATAACTAAATTATCTAAAATAACTGGTTGCATGTGATACTTCAGAACTGCATATTCCAGATGTTTTTGCTTCACTAGCTGAGATGTTTCTTGCTATTTCAAGTTCTATTTTCATACATCGTATGTAAATGCAAAAGACATGGGAGATGTTTTGTATGATTCCTTTACAGAACAGTGCTATCATTTTTAACATGTGATGTGGCTCTTTGAATGTGACATGCAATTGTTGAAGTGTACAAGTGCACTGCCTACCTTCTAATAGCTTAAGCTTTTTGGTTGAACTGGTTAGCGCGTCCACTCTAAAAAAGTAACTAGTTTTCAGAACCATATATGCCATTATCAGGTGGCATTTTGTACCATCTCGTTTTTTGTGCTTCGAGTTAGAGAAGGTTGTGTCCAACTCTTCTTCTCAAATTTCATGTTCCAGAAAAATATGCTTATGGAAAAATTACCTCTTTATATGCCCTTCATTTGTTGCAGGAGGCAAGCTCTGCGATCCCACTATTTTCACCTGTAATTGTTCCTATGGCACAGAGTTTTGGCCCTATATTCTCCCAATTGGCATCGTATCCAACAATCCGATTTGGGGTATGATTTGTTTCTGTGACTTTGATGTCAAAATTGTTCCTCCAAATGTTGAGGACGTTATATGCTAGTTACTTTTTCATGCTTGCACTGTCAATATGCAATTTGGGGTACACATCTGTTTTGCAGATCGTCCCGAGTAACAGAAATACTCTTGAACCTTTTCTGTATTAACGAGAATGTCCTGTGTGTCCAATAAATCAAACAACTTCTATTGAATACCACAAAACTACCACAATATTCTTTTTTTAGCTTTGTACGGCATTCTATTTCATAATTCTAACTTTTAAATATGGGAATTGCATTacctctttttttaaaaaaagataaGTGGAAGATAGTTCGAGGTTGTTTTTCTTCTCCACTCCATGGTATGATGAATTCATATACATTTTCTTTAGGGACAACTTGTCTTCTTATACTTGTTGGAATGTTGGATAAATCCTATCCATTTACTTTTCTTATTGGAAAATTGAGGATTTGCTACTCGTAAGAATGTCAATTGAGGTGGCACACATTCCATATAAATTGAGTTTTTTTTTTCACTTTTTTATACTGCGTGTTATGATTTGCCATTTTGGCCCTTTTACCTTATTTCCTGTCTCGATGCCTTccatttttttctcgaacacgcaggagaattacgtatcattatattaagaagaaagtaAAGGCTAACATAAACTGAATATAAGGCCCCACAACTGGCGGCCCCCTAGGACCAGGCCACCAAAAGTGCCACCAAAAGGTTTAGGgttagctaaatgtcttagaagtGCCATATTGCGTATGGAAGATAATTCCTGAGATTCACCAATTAACAGTGACTGAAGGATGTGAAATTAAGAATTCTATAGATTATTCTATTTTTTCCTTAGATATTCTAACAGATGACACTCTCCTAAACACACAACATAAATTGCTCTCTCATGTGAAGACTAGCTGGATGTGTTTATATTTCCTTCATGAATCTTCAATCTATGTACCTTACTAGCTTATAATTTTGGCATAATAGGCAGAAGCAGCTATTAAGCAGCTTGAGAATCTAAGCCCACCTGTTGTTAAGCAACTTCTACCTTTACTTCAACAACTTCCTCCGTTGTATATGGACCTAATAAAAGGGCGGGAGGACTTCATTCCAAAACCAGAAGAGACACGCCGCCTGGTACGTTAGCACTATTCTTTTGAATATTTGAAATGTAAAATTTTATGTAAACCACCCGCGGGAAATGGTGACATTTATTGTAATACTAGTCAATGTGAGTTTACTTTTCAAATGATATCTTCTCTAAACATACCTTGTGTTTATCAGAATCAGAACACAGATAAAATCTGTGAACATTATCTCAATTTATGTCTGGTGCTTTACAGTGTTGTAAGCCTGTGACATCTCTGTCAATACCTATTTATTAGAGTATCAGAATTCTCAGTTCAAGCTTCACTTATAAGCAACCTTAGGGTTTTCTTATGTGTTTATGTTTCAATCTGTTTATGCTGAGATTCTCTTGTGAATTATTCTATAATTGTTCTATGCATGCTGTCTTACTGGCACATCATGATTTTCTTTAGATAAAATCCTACTATGGAATTTCTCGGAATCTCTTAATAAAGTTTAAAGATGATCAAATTGATGAAACCTCTACCCTTGCACAAGTACTAAGCTCTGAAGCAGCTATTAGCTCATTGCTTGATATGTCAATTCGATCACTTCCTGGGGATCATGGGTTACCATTACAACAGGTACTGTTTTTCTTTTGAGGTTTCCATGTTTTAGAGCTACTGGCAAAGCCATTGCTGGAACAAAGTTTTTTTTATAATCTTGAAAAAGTAATTGTCTTGTGTTTCTTCAGGTTCTTCCTGATGTTCCACCAGCAATGGCTGATGCAGTGAACCGCGGAGGTGAACTTCTGACAAATCTGACAACAGGCACACCATGGGAGGCTGTTGCTAAGGAGGTTGGCACCACTTTGGGTACTGACTCAGGCATTCTACGAGCACAGATCTCAAAAGACGTTGAAACTCTTGTTGATGTAATTGCTTCATGGACATCTTCAAATTCTGGTCCAAGACTACTTCGCCCATGATCACCCAGCAGTCTGCGTACAGAAATGTTAGTAACAGTGAAGAGCAACAGGATTTAATGATGCATTGTGAGTAACAAAAAGGTAGATTGCACTTCAGCGCGACTGTCTTAGTATTTTAGATCCATACTATAGTTCAGaaaaaagtgaagatatgtatttATATGGTGTATTTTTGAACCAAGATATTTTGATAGAAGGAAACTTTATAAGGAATAGAAATAGAATGATAGATTCTGGATACGGTAAAGCTGCTAAGCTGTATGAAAGGAGTCTTGGCAATTCAGCATTTCTAACTAGGAACAAAACTttatggggtgtttggtttgaagaatcAATTCATTCTATATGAGGTGTTGTATCATAAGTCTATTCCACAAATTTAGTGAAATAAACTTATTTCttatattattactaattattagTTTATGAGGAATGAAATGGCGATAGATCAACTCATTTCATTCCACAAATTAAACAAAAAAATAAGTAGGGAGAAGATGACGAACTACCTTATTTCTCGAACTAAACACACTAATAGTATGACAGATAGGAGGTGAGTCTTGGGTCAGCAACTCCTGATGCCAATTTGACTAAACAATATATGGTCACCTTGGTGTTTGAATGCATAGCCTCATAGGCCTAGCCTATGACCTAATCACGATCTCACCGCTTGTGCCTGGTTTGGTTTGATTTTTATTAGTACACAGAAATGTTTTGACTGTTCATGGTTTTTCATATTGATCCTTCTGCAGCAATGGAAAAGTGTATGCTTCTATACTGAAGATGCCCTGGTTGACCTGCATATCATTATTAATTTTATCATATTTTATCATGTGTAATCTATTATCTGTTGAGCATGTTAAGTTCTATTGTGCTGACAGATGATACGAGACGTTGGCAATTAAGGAGTTATGTTACCTTGGCCGGTGGAGGAAGGATGCATGGCACTGGCAATAGGAGCTTTTGTGGACAAACTATCTTAACCCATTGGCAAAGGCAAGATCTCCTTCCCAGATATTTTAGTCTGTAATCAATTTGGATTAAAGGTAAACAATATAGGCTTATAAGGTGAACTAAGTAAGTTAGGATATTTCTCCCCACTAAATGTATTAAGATCTTATATTCAAGATGACTGAGTAAGAGATGCTAGTAAATGGACAATGAAATTACGTATCTTATATTCAAGATGACTGAGTAAGAGATGCTAGTAAATGGATAATGAAATTACCCTACGTAGTTATACATAATAAGtgtgaaagggcctctagcctagtggttaaggacttccgagtagcacctccaagtcctGGGTTCGATTCCCCTTGGAAGCGAATTttcaggcttggttaaaaaaattccCTCGCTGTGCCCCATCCGTTCTCGGGTTACGATGTCCTATgcgccaccctccggttgggccgttgcagagtggacagttgacgtcggcccgttagtgatggggggCCAGGGTTCGGGAATTTTCTCGGCCAGGaccattgtttcggtctcttcttaatatattaccgggagggcggtctttcccttcccggccgagttatacataataagtATTTTACATGAAGGCATAGAGCGTGTTTGGTTTAGCTTCCTGAACTAGATTCGCTCATAAAAATCTAGAATCTCAACCACACATAGATTCCTCTAGTTCAATTCATAATCACCTCCTACCTAGATTTTTCAGATTCTTGTTATCCATGTTACAAGGTGCCATACTCTTATATAATCTATAGTTTCGAGTTATTTCAACCAAACAAATTTTAGTTTTTTCACAATTGTCAGCTCACAACATCTTTCTCACAGCTCACAACTAGAATCGGATTTTTCATGATTCTATAGCTAAACCAAATAGAGCCTCGGTGTTCTTCACACTTCGTAGCTAATGTTGTGTAGTGGACTCTAACATTATTGTCGACTCCTTTGTTGGTCGACAGTATAGGCACCGTCCTAAGCGCCCTTCAGGCTCAGGCGTGTGAGGGGCTGGGGTGGTTTAGGAGAGATTATAGATGTGTTCAATTATTGTTAGGCAAGTGTACCTACACTACAAAGGGCACTTTAGATTGTAATCAAGAATTATCGAAGAAGGAATAAACACCCACACAAGCATGTGTGGTTTCCTTCAACAGTGGCGACACAGAACTCTGGCCTCGCCATTGTTGACACCCACGACTGGCCTCGCTACCCCCAACGCTCCAACTCTCAGTCTTAGCCGCTCCTGTACTCTCCCTTGTGCACCCAGCTCTGTATCAATTTGGTATCAAAGAAAAGCACTAGGGCATTTACCACCATGTACTGATCTTGCGGATATTGCGGCAAAGTTGGATTGCATCTTAGAGCAGCTCACCACCCTTGGCAATCGGATGGACTCCCACGACAAGCGCATTGCGCGGATGGAGAAGTTCTAGTCTATGGAGGATGACGTGGACCTCACCGAGAACTCCGTGCAACCATAATAACAGGATTGTAGCAGCCATGGTGTTGATGGCAAAGGCGACCATGCCCGGGATCCCTTCTGTGACAACGACTTCCATGAAGACGGCTACTGTATGCCCTTGGCGACCCTAGCGATCATCGTTTCCCTCACGGACACGCTACTATTTCACCGAGTGCGACCCTAGCGAACACGCGTATGTTTTCTCTCGTCTTGAACTATGGTCCTTCTCTTCCTTTAGACCAAGGTGATAGAAGGATCCCGTTACATGATTCGAAGGGTTGGTTGAAGCGAGTGAAGGTCGGGTGCTGTTGTGCAGCTTGTCCTCCGGGGTTCCCGCCAGCCAAGGGATACCGTATATGATGCCTCCTTCCTCCATCAGGGTACTGTAGCCACGCCAACGCCAGCCCGAAGCTTGCCATTATACTTCGTCACGTCTCATTGTGGTTTACTCTAGGGGTGGTAATAGACGACGATCTAAATGTTTCTTTACAATAAGTTAGGACCCttaaataattttagttcaaaaataaataggAATAGAGTCCAATCCTAATTCGATTgattcttaaattttatagtgtaaaatctagagctCATTATCGCCCCTAGGTTTACCCGGTGTCCTTTGTTGACTTCCCAACTACGGAGTGGTTGAGCCGGTCAGGGACGAAGCTATATTCAGCTTAGGGGGTGCAGATGCACCCCCTAAAAGATACAGAACTAGTTATAATGGTCAAATTTTTACTTTATATGTACCCCCATCACATGATGTTTATGCATCCATAAGGTAATTGCACCCTCCTCAACTTTTCTCTAGCTTCGCCACTGGAGCCGGTGTTAGTCTCTACGCCATGACAAGTGACGCTCGCATCCTGACATACTAACTCTTGTACCGTCATTCATGCTGCACGCCTGTGTCAAAGTCTGGCTTAC
This portion of the Zea mays cultivar B73 chromosome 2, Zm-B73-REFERENCE-NAM-5.0, whole genome shotgun sequence genome encodes:
- the LOC100276346 gene encoding uncharacterized protein LOC100276346, with product MIRMAAASQPPSSALRMHGCGGAASASSAPVRLFTESRGRVVASIGRGRRRRRAISCCSSPDADGPRPAAPPTSAAPSDGSIQLYSQIERVITEAAKQSREGWGSTGDWTEVEGSWVLRPKSLEPSFVVHFVGGIFVGAAPQITYRFFLECLANRGALVIATPYASGFDHFFIADEVQFKFDRCLRNLDEPVNDLPTFGVGHSLGSVIHMLIGSRYAVQRSGNVLMSFNNKEASSAIPLFSPVIVPMAQSFGPIFSQLASYPTIRFGAEAAIKQLENLSPPVVKQLLPLLQQLPPLYMDLIKGREDFIPKPEETRRLIKSYYGISRNLLIKFKDDQIDETSTLAQVLSSEAAISSLLDMSIRSLPGDHGLPLQQVLPDVPPAMADAVNRGGELLTNLTTGTPWEAVAKEVGTTLGTDSGILRAQISKDVETLVDVIASWTSSNSGPRLLRP